CCTGTCCAATCAACCAAGTATAGAAGGTATCGTCTAAGATACTGTGGACCGACACATTAATACTCACAGGCAAATCCAGCTGCCCTTTTACATACCAACTTCTAATCAAATTAAAAATACGCTTATCGAGTTCGCCACTTGCTGAAAATTGCTCGGCTTTTGATTGCAGTAATAAAGTAGGGATCACTTCGTCCTGGTGGGTGATTTTCGTGAGCACTTCTGAAAACATTAAACTAACTTGGTCTGACATCATTACGCTATGTTGCGATAAGCCCAGTGTTGATTCACTAATCGCCATTAAAACACGCTCACGTGTCGCTAGCATATCTGATACTTTTTTAATATGTTGAGACGGTTCATATAGATGATATTTTCTGCGTTCTTTCGCAGCAATTAAAACGGCTTCATCTGCCGCTTTCATAACCTTCGACATTGCCTCACCGCTTTGCCACAACACAGCGCCTACTAATACTTCTTTCTTTTGCTGGTATTGCCCTTGCAAACGAGCCAAGTGCGACGCCATGTCACTCAAAACTTTAACTAGCTCATCTCGCGTAACATGCTGTAACACACACGCAAATTCATTGTCGTTTAAGCGAAAAATTCGTGCATTAACACCTTGCTTTGAATGTGTTTGCAAGGTGTATATCACATCTTCTAAAAAGGACCGCGCTACCGAAAACCCCTCTTTACGACGAACCGTTTCCCACTCACTTAAGCGCACTAATATTAGTGCTCCGCTTTGGTTTTTCTCATCACTTAGCAATTGATCAAATTGCGCGCAAAACAAACGGCGATTACCAAGTTGCGTAAGTTCATCTCTGTATAACGCGTTTTTAGCATGTCCCAAGCGCTGAGTTAGCTCGTTGACTAGCTCTTTTACTTGATTTGTCATGCGATTGTGGCTCGACATTAACGCGTTCATTTCAGCCACACTTTGTATCTCAGGTGCCTCGGTAAACTCTTTATTTGCAAGTTTATTGGTGTGTTGATGCAAAGCATCGATCGGGGCTTTAAGCGCGCGAATTGCAATATGTAAAATAAACCAAGCAAAACAGATGAAAAAAGCAAATACCGCACACACATCTTTAAATGAGTCATAGATATAGTTATTCGCGGGCGAAGACTGTAGCTGCAATTGCACCATGTACTCTTGCTCTGCAAGTGCGAAACTTTGTTGAAATAATGGACTAGAAACAGACAGGTAATTTGCAAGCCACTTTGGCATAGTCGAGGGCTGTGTAACACGCTTTTCAATTAAAGTTTTATCAAGGTGCTGCACTCTAATATAAGCATATTGATGTAAACGGCTAAACTGCGAAACATGCTCCGTCAATAACTGGTGATTAGCATTTGCAGACTGCGAAATACTTTGCACTAACGTTAACCCCAACAATTCAGTTTGCTCAGCGAGCTGATGCTTCATAAATGCCTTGCTATTGCTCACGGTAAAACTGGTAATCACAATAAAAAGTGAGACCATAATGAAAGCAACAATCACATTAAAATAGGTTTTCAGGGTCATCGATTGTTTTGACTAATTTTTATTCCATTATTCCAGTTTAGTGTGAGATCAATAAAAGTGCCCAATTTAAGCACTAAGGCACGCTGATGATTGTCATTTGTTATTCCATTCGAGTAAACTATGGGCGTTAATAATCATAGGATTGAAAATGAAACCACACGACGAGCAAACTGACTTTGGTTACAAATCTGTTGCACGAGAAGAAAAGCAGGGCCTAGTCGCCGATGTATTCCATTCTGTTGCAACTAAATATGATGTAATGAACGATTTAATGTCGTTTGGTATTCACCGTTTATGGAAACGCCACACAATTGCTTGCTCGGGCGCCCGCGCTGGCCAAACAATTCTTGACTTAGCCGGTGGCACAGGTGATTTAACGGCACGTTTTAGCGATATCGTTGGCCCTGAGGGGCAAGTAGTATTAGGCGATATTAACGACTCAATGCTTAAAGTCGGTCGCGAAAAACTACGTAATTTAGGTAAAGTAGGTAACATTGAATACGTACAAATGAACGCCGAAGCGTTACCATTCCCAGACAACACCTTTGACCTTATTACAATTGCGTTTGGCCTTCGCAACGTAACCGATAAAAGTAAAGCTCTGGCGTCAATGCAGCGTGTATTAAAGCCAGGTGGTCGTTTACTGGTGTTAGAGTTTTCAAAACCTATTCACCAACCACTGAGTAAAGCCTACGATTTCTACTCGTTTAACCTGTTACCGAATATGGGCAAGTTAGTTGCGAATGACGCTGAATCATATCGTTATTTAGCGGAATCAATTCGCATGCACCCAGATCAAGAAACGCTCAAGCAAATGATGGAAGATGTGGGTTTTGAAATGACTAGCTACGAAAACCTAACTGGTGGCATTGTGGCACTTCATAAAGGGTTTAAATTCTAAGCTTATGGTGTCGAGCCTAATTTCTGCCGCAATAGAACAACTGCTTAATCAACTAATCAAGCTTGATGGGCAGTTTGTCTCTGGGTTACATGCAGCTACGCGAAAACAGCTTACCATTGATGTTACCGATATTTCGTTGTTTATTACGCTGTTATTTGATGGTCAACGCTTTCATGCTTTACCAAAAGGCGATAGCCAAAGCGACTGCCTCATTCGCGCAGATTTAAGTACCTTGCTTGAACTCAAGCAACCAGAAAAAGTAACCCAACTAATTCGCAGCGGTAAACTCGACCTTGAAGGTGATTTAAATCTTGCCCAACAATATAGCAAGGCATTTAACGCGCTGAACATCGACTGGGCTGATAATTTGTCATCGTATTTAGGTGATGGCCCGGCATACACGCTAGTTAATGGCATTAAACACGCGGTTAGTAACGCAAAAAAACAAAGTGCGGTATCACAGACAACGTTTACCAGCTTACTGCAAGACGAGTTAAAAGTGTCTATTCACCCACTGGAAGCGCAATTATTTAAACAGCAGTGTCGCTCATTACAGCAAGGCTTAGCGCAATTAGAGCAGCGCGTAGATAAGCTTTGTAACGCAATTTAAGGGCTCAATTAGTGCATTTTTCACGTGCTTATAAAATTATTAAAACCTTTCTTAACTATGGTTTAGATGAACTAATTCCGGCACACCTGTTTCCTTGGTATGGCAAACTCGCGCGCAGTTGTTTTTTTTGGCTTGGCAATAAACATAAAGATAAAAGTGTCGGTCAGCGTTTGCGTTTAGCCCTTGAGTCATTGGGGCCTGTATGGGTTAAATTTGGCCAAATGCTATCAACTCGCCGTGATCTATTACCCCCTGATATCGCGAAAGAACTTAGTTTATTACAAGATAATGTCGCACCATTTGACGGCAACAAAGCTAAGCAGCTAATTGAACAAGCACTAGAACTCGATGATATTCATCAGCTATTTGAACAGTTTGAACAAACACCGCTAGCTTCCGCATCTATTGCACAAGTTCATACTGCACAACTAAAACACGCAGGCGAGCTACACGAAGTTGTGATTAAAGTTATTCGTCCTGACATTGAAGACGCTATTTACTCTGATCTCAAGCTAATGGCACAACTGGCCAAATTAGTTAGTCAATTTATGCCAGATGGCAAACGGTTACGCCCTGTCGAAGTCATTAACGAGTATCGCAAAACCCTGTTAGATGAACTCGACTTACAGCGTGAAGGTGCTAATGCAATTCAGCTTAAACGTAATTTTGAAGATTCAGATAGTCTTTATATTCCGTACGTTTATAGCGATTTAAGCCGCAAAAACGTGCTTGTTATGGAACGCATATATGGCATTCCGGTATCAGATCTTGAAGCACTAGAAGCACAAAACACCAACCTACAGCTGCTTGCCGAACGCGGTGTTGAAGTCTTCTTTACTCAGGTATTCCGCGACAGCTTTTTTCATGCTGATATGCACCCTGGTAATATTTTTGTATCGCGAGAGCACCCTGAAAACCCAATGTATATTGGTATAGACTGCGGTATCGTCGGTACGCTCAATAAAGAAGATAAACGCTATCTAGCGGAAAACTTTATTGCATTCTTTAACCGCGACTATCGCAAAGTTGCAGAGCTTCATGTTGATTCAGGTTGGGTGCCAGCCGATACAAATGTTGAAGAGTTTGAGTTTGCAATTCGCACAGTATGCGAACCTAT
This region of Pseudoalteromonas spongiae UST010723-006 genomic DNA includes:
- the ubiB gene encoding ubiquinone biosynthesis regulatory protein kinase UbiB, whose translation is MHFSRAYKIIKTFLNYGLDELIPAHLFPWYGKLARSCFFWLGNKHKDKSVGQRLRLALESLGPVWVKFGQMLSTRRDLLPPDIAKELSLLQDNVAPFDGNKAKQLIEQALELDDIHQLFEQFEQTPLASASIAQVHTAQLKHAGELHEVVIKVIRPDIEDAIYSDLKLMAQLAKLVSQFMPDGKRLRPVEVINEYRKTLLDELDLQREGANAIQLKRNFEDSDSLYIPYVYSDLSRKNVLVMERIYGIPVSDLEALEAQNTNLQLLAERGVEVFFTQVFRDSFFHADMHPGNIFVSREHPENPMYIGIDCGIVGTLNKEDKRYLAENFIAFFNRDYRKVAELHVDSGWVPADTNVEEFEFAIRTVCEPIFQKPLAEISFGQVLVNLFNTARRFNMEVQPQLVLLQKTLLYIEGLGRQLYPQLDLWKTAKPFLEEWVKQQIGPKAVLSQIKENLPFWGEKLPEMPDLLYKALKQHSNSSANVTIQQSNRAIVWAIFAMTFTLTGTVFFVTNFIIPAAALFTAATVSAWRALRHSSNH
- a CDS encoding EAL domain-containing protein, producing the protein MKHQLAEQTELLGLTLVQSISQSANANHQLLTEHVSQFSRLHQYAYIRVQHLDKTLIEKRVTQPSTMPKWLANYLSVSSPLFQQSFALAEQEYMVQLQLQSSPANNYIYDSFKDVCAVFAFFICFAWFILHIAIRALKAPIDALHQHTNKLANKEFTEAPEIQSVAEMNALMSSHNRMTNQVKELVNELTQRLGHAKNALYRDELTQLGNRRLFCAQFDQLLSDEKNQSGALILVRLSEWETVRRKEGFSVARSFLEDVIYTLQTHSKQGVNARIFRLNDNEFACVLQHVTRDELVKVLSDMASHLARLQGQYQQKKEVLVGAVLWQSGEAMSKVMKAADEAVLIAAKERRKYHLYEPSQHIKKVSDMLATRERVLMAISESTLGLSQHSVMMSDQVSLMFSEVLTKITHQDEVIPTLLLQSKAEQFSASGELDKRIFNLIRSWYVKGQLDLPVSINVSVHSILDDTFYTWLIGQAHQFADFFASIIWEFDEQMLSQSQLAPQVISKLHKLGSKVAIDHFGTGDNTLFALRKWPVDIVKLDGSFIRELEQKQDSWYFLENIIKLAHSLGVVVVCEQLESEEQVKWAQQLGSDGFQGFKLALPHAIG
- a CDS encoding ubiquinone biosynthesis accessory factor UbiJ; this translates as MSSLISAAIEQLLNQLIKLDGQFVSGLHAATRKQLTIDVTDISLFITLLFDGQRFHALPKGDSQSDCLIRADLSTLLELKQPEKVTQLIRSGKLDLEGDLNLAQQYSKAFNALNIDWADNLSSYLGDGPAYTLVNGIKHAVSNAKKQSAVSQTTFTSLLQDELKVSIHPLEAQLFKQQCRSLQQGLAQLEQRVDKLCNAI
- the ubiE gene encoding bifunctional demethylmenaquinone methyltransferase/2-methoxy-6-polyprenyl-1,4-benzoquinol methylase UbiE; its protein translation is MKPHDEQTDFGYKSVAREEKQGLVADVFHSVATKYDVMNDLMSFGIHRLWKRHTIACSGARAGQTILDLAGGTGDLTARFSDIVGPEGQVVLGDINDSMLKVGREKLRNLGKVGNIEYVQMNAEALPFPDNTFDLITIAFGLRNVTDKSKALASMQRVLKPGGRLLVLEFSKPIHQPLSKAYDFYSFNLLPNMGKLVANDAESYRYLAESIRMHPDQETLKQMMEDVGFEMTSYENLTGGIVALHKGFKF